The following nucleotide sequence is from Ignavibacteriales bacterium.
ACGAAACTTCCTGAAAATTTTAAAACAATCGCGCATTCGACAAACGCGCCCATCTGTGCCATAAGAAACCTTGAGAAAAAGATTTACGGTGTGCAGTTTCATCCTGAAGTCGTTCATACCGATCAGGGGAAAGATATTATCTCAAATTTCATTTACCTGATTTGCGGTTGCGACGGTGGCTGGAACACCGGATATTTCATCGAAAATAAAATTGCCGAAATACGTTCGATTGTCGGAAAAGAAAATGTCATCTGTGCATTAAGCGGTGGAGTTGATTCATCCGTTCTGGCTGTATTACTCCACAAAGCAATTGGCGACCAATTGTATTGCATTCACGTGAACAACGGTCTTATGCGCAAAGATGAGAGTGATAACGTCGTACGGCTATACCGCGATACTTACCATTTCAATCTAGATTATGTTGATGCCTCCGAATTATTTTTGGAAAAATTAAAAAAGATTGAAAATCCTGAGCGCAAACGGAAAATTATCGGTGAAACATTTGTTGAAGTATTTGAGAAGGAAGCAAAAAAAATTGGTAGTGTGGCATTCCTTGCCCAGGGTACGCTCTATCCGGATGTGATTGAATCGGTTTCATTCAGAGGACCATCTCAGACTATCAAAACTCATCACAATGTTGGCGGGTTACCCGATAAGATGAATCTGAAACTGATCGAACCATTTCGAGAATTATTTAAAGATGAAGTGCGGCTAACCGGTAAAGCCCTCGGTCTACCGGATGAATTAATTGATCGTCATCCGTTCCCAGGTCCCGGTTTAGCTGTACGGATTTTAGGTGAAGTAATGAATGACCGCCTGCACCTTCTCCGTGAAGCGGATAAAATATTCATTGATGAAATAAAATCAGCAGGGCTGTATAATGTTATCTGGCAAGCATTTGCGGTATTTCTCCCGGTTCAGAGTGTCGGTGTTATGGGTGATCAGCGGACATATGAAAATGTTATAGCGCTGCGCGCCGTTACAAGCGTTGACGGGATGACTGCTGATTGGGCAGAAATTCCCGCAACAATTTTGAGTAAAATATCGAGCCGGATCGTTAATGAAGTGCGTGGAATTAATAGGGTGGTCTACGATATTAGTTCGAAACCACCCTCAACAATCGAGTGGGAGTAGTGATCGTTATTTTATTGAACTTTAAAATTTATCTCTTTTAAAACTTTTCCTGTATTATCTGTAACGGTAACCAACCAATCACCCGCGGTGTAGGCAGTTTTGCTTGCCCATGTCCGCCATGGAGATCCACCGACATTCAACTCGGTAGCATGTACCAAATCACCATGTTTCCATATTACCGTAATAGTCTGATTAGTTCCTCCGGTTACTTTGAGCCACAAGAATATCTTGGAATTCAGATCGAAGGTTGCCGATTCATCGATCAGAGTTCGATCTTTTACATCTTTGCCTAATTTAGCGTCAATAATTTGAATACCGGACGTTACATTCGCAGCATCCTGAGCGTATGCGGCTATCGCACCAATCAGGAATAAAAATGCTGATATTATAAAAAATATTCGTTTCATAAACCTGTTCTCCTCTTTATGTTGAATGTTGTTGTTAATAATTAATTATAGATCGATCAAAATCTATTCGGGTTGATTATCTTGCTCCTTCATCAAACCGCTTTGCTTTTCGATTCCACGTGTACCATGTAACACCCCGGTTGGAAATGGAATCGTTGATAGTCGTTCTATGATTGAGATTGACTCGGTTGATAGTGCCGTTTTTATCTTTTTCAAAATCAATCAGAGATGTATATTGCACCGTTGAATCGCCCATGACATCATCATGAAATGTTTCGCTCCGCTCCATCGTTAAAGAGAGAAGTTCCTTGATGCCGAGTTTAGTAATCTGGAAAAATTTTATTTTATGTTCAATAACAGAGACAGAACCGTCGCAACATGGATTCGTAGTTGACGAACCATAGTTTATACTGATTGCCGGTTCTCCGCCGATCGATAATGTATCGTCTTCTAAACCTATGTGAGTCAATTCAGAGCATTCGTTGCACGGTTTACCTGATGGGATGAATTTTAATTTCGTGGAATCGCTTTGAATCGATAACGTCAACAAACGCTCGTCGTAATACTTATCTCCGTAACCGGGTGCAGTTGAGAAACATGTTAATGCAAGAAAAACATGTTGTGCCGATCCGGGGATATTCTTTATTGCCATAACTCTCAATACCGTTGATTCCGTTCCTTTAACAGTCGATCCCCACTTGGAAATCATTTCTTTACATCCAATTTTATACTCTTTGGGAAGATATTTTAAAATAATTTTGCCGATACTATCGTCGAGACTGGGTGGAGGGATTTCGAGCGGATTAAAGTATGTAAAAATCTGTTTGTGGTCCTTACCAAGAATTGATTTCTCAATATTTAGTTGAGGTAAATTATTCCCGGGGAAGGTAGAGGTGATAAAGATAAAAAGTAGAAATATTACTGGTGTTATTTTCATAAAGACTAAATCGTTTGAATATTTTGATTAGTACTAATATACGAATTCGAAATAATATTTGCATAAAAAAAGGCGTGTCGCCGATTGTGCTTCACGCCTTCAAGAAATTTTATTTATCCGAGATTATGAACAACCTGATGTTTCGCCGCAATTTCGGCATTTATAGCATGATCCGCTCCTAATCATTATGCTCCCGCATTGATGGCAAGGGGGGGCGTCTGATTGCTGCTGAAATACTTCTTGTTCAGTTTCTTCCCGCGTTGGGGCAGTGATAATCTTGATTTCGCTGATATCTTCCTTCCGGCTTATATCTTTCGCTTCATAAGCTCGCACTTGATCGTCGGGAAGTAAAAATTTAATATCGAGCCAGCGGAAGATATAATCCAAAATCGATTTTGCGATCGGGATTTCTTTATTGCCTGTAAATCCACTCGGTTCAAAGCGCATATGCGAAAACTTATCGATTAAAACCCTATGTGGTACGCCATACTGCAAAGCCATAGAAACCGATGTTGCGAATGCATCCATCAATCCGGAGATTGTGGAACCTTCCTTCGACATGGTGATGAATATTTCGCCCGGTGTACCATCTTCGTAAAGACCGACGGTTATATACCCCTCATGGCCGGCAATTGAAAATTTATGGGTTAGTGCCTGGCGTTCATCCGGTAGCCGGCGTCTCTGAGGTTTTCTTTTGGTAACATCAGCTGTCTTATCAAGACTGGTGTTTAAAGGTTGAGTTCGTTTACACCCATCGCGGTATATTGCAATCGCTTTTAAACCCATGTGCCATGCTTCAATATAAGCATTAGAGATATCTTCTGATGAAACATCAGAAGGCATATTCACGGTTTTGGATATTGCACCTGAGATAAACGGTTGAACGGCCGCCATCATTTTAATATGACCCATGTATCCGATTGAGCGTGCACCTTTGGCAGGTTTGAATGCGCAATCAAATATCGGTAGATGGTCTTCGCGCATATGAGGGGAACTCTCGATTGTATCGTTTTTATCGATATACGCGATAATATGTTCGATCTGTTCATCGATATAACCTATTTTTTTAAGCGCAAGCGGTACGGTTTGATTGACGATTTTAAGCATTCCTCCGCCAACTAACTTTTTATATTTTACAAGGGCGATATCGGGTTCGACACCGGTGGTGTCGCAATCCATCATAAAACCGATTGTGCCAGTTGGTGCTAGGACGGTTGTTTGTGAATTTCGAAAACCATAATCACGACCAAAAACAAAAACATCGTCCCATACTTTTCGTGCCGCAGTCAGCATATTACTCGGAACGAGTTTATCTGAAATCTGGTCGGCTGCAAATCCATGCATTTTCATTACTCTAAGCATAGAATCACGGTTTTTCTTATAACCCTTAAACGGTCCCATTTCTTTTGAAATAAGAGCTGATTGTTTATAAGCTTGACCGGTCATCAAAGCGGTGATCGCCGCAGAATATGATCTACCTTCATCACTGTCATATGCAAGTCCCCGCGCCATTAAGAGCGCACCCAGATTTGCATATCCCAATCCCAACGGTCTGAAATGATGACTGTTCTGTTCGATCTTTTGCGTGGGGTAACTTGCGTTATCAACTTCGATCTCTTGAGCAGTTATAGAGATAGAAACTGCCTGACAAAAAGATTCGATATTGAATTCGCCTTCTTCATTCCGGAATTTCATCAGATTCAACGAAGCTAGATTACATGCCGAATCGTCGAGGAACATATATTCGCTGCAAGGATTTGAAGCATTAATTGGCGCTGTTTGCGGACATGTGTGCCACTTATTAATAGTCGTGTGGAATTGCATGCCCGGATCTCCGCAAATCCATGCCGCGTCAGCCATCTCTTTCATGATATCGCGCGCGCGTAATCGTTCCATAGGTTGACCGCCGTGAACCGCACGAGTTGTCCACTCACGGTCTTCAATTACACAACGCATGAATTCATCAGATGCTCTAATGGAATGATTCGCATTTTGATAAAAAACGGAATCGTAAGCACCACCAGGTACGTTGAATCCACCGTCGTAACCAACATCAATCAGAGACCATGCTTTTTTCTCTTCATTCGCTTTGCACTGTATAAATTCTTTTATATCCGGATGGTCTGCGTTAAGGATTACCATCTTGGCAGCTCTGCGGGTTTTTCCGCCTGATTTAATAACACCTGCAAAAGCATCATAACCTTTCATAAACGATACAGGTCCCGAAGCTGTTCCTCCGCCAGATAAACCTTCTTTAGATGATCTCAATGATGAAAGGTTTGATCCTGTACCCGATCCCCATTTGAAAAGTTTTCCTTCGGTTTTGGCTAATTCGAGTATAGAATCCATAGTATCCTCTACCGAATTTATAAAACATGCCGAACATTGTGGCTTTTCTTCAATTCCAACATTGAACCATACCGGACTATTAAAGGCTAGGTATTGATGCACTAACAAATAGCAAAGTTCATTGTAAAATATATCGCCATCTTCCACAGAGGCAAAATAGCCTGCTTCTTTACCCCAAACAGTGATAGTGCGCGCAACCCGCTCAATTAGCTGTTTAACGCTCGTTTCGCGCTGAGGGGTGCCCATCTTTCCGTGAAAATATTTTGAAACAACAACGTTCGTGGCAGTCATCGACCAAAATTTTGGAACTTCGACATTCTTCTGTTCGAATATAATTTCACCCTTTTCAGTCGTTATATTAGCGGTACGCGTTTCCCACTCAATCAGATCAAATGGGTGAATACCTTCTTTAGTATAATAACGTCTGAATTTTAATCCATGCTTTTGTTTTAATTGCTGATTTACTTCTAATTCGTTTGATTTATTATCCTCCGGATTCGCAAATAACATTTTCTCTGATAGTGTCATTAATAATTCTCCGTCTTCTAATCAATTCTGTTATATTATCGATTAAACATTTAAAAACAAATAATCGTTCGTTGTAGACATATGGAACATTATCTCCTCCCAATTCGAGCGTCGTCAAAGTTCGGTTAATCGGTTCTTCATAATTCAGTGACGATGCTGGTTCAAAATATATGGAGATATGAGAAAGAAGTCAAGTAAAAAATTATTAAATTTTTGATAAAAAAAATATTTTTTTAATTGTTAATCTTTTCTCTTGACATGAAACAAAAAATGACGTTTTTGAACACCTCTCAACCGTTTTAAAAGATTCATCAATCAGGTGGTTTGCTTTTTTCAAAGGGATAGATTATTATATATTTGACCATTTCCACAAATCAAAGGTAATTTATGGCGACTGTCATCGAATTTTCCACAGTTGTTGAGATGTTTGATAACATCACACAAAAATATCTCACGGATTCTCGCCCGATGCTGATGCATAAGATAGAAGGTGCTTATGTGAATTTTTCTTACAATCAGGTGCGTGAAATGGTTCGTACCTTCGCTCTGGGATTAGCGGCAATCGGTGTGAAACGGGGTGATCATGTTGCCGTGATATCCGAGAACCGCCCTGAATGGGTTGTTGCGGATATGGCGATTATGAAATTGGGAGCCGTAAACATCTCAATCTATCCCACTCTCACACCAAAACAAATTGAATATATCCTTAACGATGCGGATGTGAAATTTGCGATCGCATCCAACCAACTCCAGCTTAACAAAGTTCTTAAAATCTTTCATGAAGTAGCGTCGCTTAAACGTGCGATAGTTCTCTCCGATAAAGTTATAACACAGGAAAAAAAGGTGATGAATTATTCTCATGTAATCGAGATGGGGAAAGAGTTCGATCAACTTTATCCGGGTTATCTTGAGAATGAGCAAAAGAGAATCAAGCTGGATGATCTGATGACGCTGATCTATACTTCCGGTACAACAGGTAATCCTAAAGGGGTAATGTTGACTCATAATAATTTAGTAAGTAACATGAAGGCATGTGCCTCAGTCATTCATTTCGGCAGTGAAGATATTCTTCTGTCCTTTTTACCCCTTTCACATTCTTATGAGCGACTTGGAGGTTATTACACTGCGATGTCGTGCGGTACAACAATCGCTTATGCCGAAAGCATTGATACTTTGCGCGATAATCTTTTAGAAGTAAAACCCACTATTGTCACGACAGTTCCGCGATTATTTGAAAGATTGTATAATCGTATCATGAAACAGATGAGTGAAGAATCGAAAATAAAACAGACAATTTTTAATTGGGCAATTAACGTTGGAAAGACTTACAGGTATTCGAAACGAAAGAATGTCATAGCCACCGGATTATCGCTCCAACATAAAATTGCAGATAAGCTTGTATTTAAAAAAATAAGAGAACGGACCGGCGGGCGGATAAAATTTTTCGTATCAGGTGGAGCTGCTCTATCAGCCGAACTCGGCGAATTCTTCGATGCGATTGGAATTGTTGTGATAGAAGGATATGGCATGACCGAAGCTTCACCCGTCATTTGCGCAAATCTGGAGCAACATTATAAATTCGGAACTGTCGGTCCGCCATTGCCCGGTGTTCAGGTGAAGATTGCGGAGGATGGTGAAATTCTTGCAAAGGGTCCGAATGTTATGAGAGGATATTGGAAAAATCCGGAAGCCACAAAAGAAGCAATCGATGAAGATGGGTGGCTGCACACCGGAGATATCGGACAGTTCGATTCGGATGGATTTCTAAAAATCACTGATAGAAAAAAACATCTGTTTGTCAGTTCCGGCGGAAAAAATATCGCTCCCCAACATATTGAAGGATTGTTTCTTCAATGTCCATTCATTGAACAAGTTGTCCTGATCGGTGACGGAAGGATGTATCTTACCGCGCTGATTGTACCGAATTTTGATATGTTAAGAGAGTATGCAAAAAAACATCACATACAATTTCAATCTAATGAAGATTTAGCTCAACATCCCGAGATTTACAAATTGTTCGAAGGTGAGATATCAAAATTTCAAAAAGATCTCGCAAATTATGAACGAGTCCGGAAATTTACAATTCTAAACAGTCCACTGACAATCGAAAACGATGAACTCACTCCCACAATGAAAGTTAAGCGCCGGGTTGTTGAAGCTAAATTCAAAGATGTTATCGATAAAATGTATGCCGATTTAGTTTAATTTCCATTTCTAAAAGATCTGAAACCAATCGAATTGTCTGTTCCATGAAGAAAATTCCTCTGAAAGACAGACGCGTATCTTTAGCCCGGGCACTTTCTAAACTTGGTTTCTGTTCCCGTTCGTCATCCGAAAAAATGATATTAGCAGGACGTGTTGATGTGAATGGGAAGCCGTGTTTAAATCCATCATACCGTTGTGACCTCTCCTCGGATAAAATTAGCGTTGATAAAAAAGCGATTTTTAAAGAAGTACTTAATTATATCATATTGAATAAACCGGTTGGTGTGGTTACCACGAGATCAGATGAGATGGGGAGAAGTACAGTCTATGATTTATTAGGCGAAAACAGCCGGTGGATTTTCCCTGTCGGAAGATTGGATAAAGATACGTCTGGCTTACTAATTATGACTAATGATACTCAACTCGGTAATTTCCTAACAAATCCTGAAACCAAAATCCCTAAATCCTACGAAGTTACGATCAATAAAAAAATTACACCCGATGATATTACAAAACTTGAGTCGGGGATTGTAATTGGAGAAGAAAAATTTTTGCCAGCGATTATTCATCGGAGAAATGAGAGAGAGATTGAGGTAATCATAGTTGAAGGTAAAAATCGGCAAATACGGCGAATGTTTCAATCGTTAGGATACAAAGTCACCTCATTAACCCGTACAAAAATTGGAGGATTGACGATGATGGATTTAAAACCTGGTGAGTGGAAATATCTCACGCATGAGGAAATAAAACTTTTAAGTGTTAAGCGGATGAAATAATTCAAACCGACATTACAAATCAAACTCACAACTCATAATTCATAACTCAATTAAAACCATGTCCAAGATAAGCAGTTCTATTGTGGAGCTTTGTGTTTTTAAAAAAGAGATTTTGGAAACAAAATATTTGCTTCTGCATCGAACCCCGGATGAAAAAGTATATCCAAACCTCTGGCAGTTTATTACAGGTTCTATCGAAGAAAATGAAAAAGCAAGAGATGCTGCTATCCGAGAATTGGCAGAAGAAACCGGTTTAAAACCAAAGTCATTGTGGGTTGTTCCTTACGTTCTTTCATTTTATAATGCCGAATGGGATTCGGTGAACTTGTGTCCGTTTTTTGCCGCCGAGGTAGCCGGTGATAGTGTGATCACACTATCGGAGGAACATGATGATTACGAATGGTTTACATACGACGCAGCGATTCAGAAATTGGTTTGGCCCAGTTGGCGGGAAGGGCTGAAAATTGTCAATGAATATATCATTCCCGGTAAGGAAATTCAATCAGATATTCACCGGATATTTTGAAGAATACAAGTCAACCGATTCCGAACTGGGATGTCTAATATTTAAATCAAAATGTATAATAATTCTAAGGGGTTTCAAATATGAAACAGAGAATAATTTTAGCATTGGTGCTCATGCTTGGTTTGAGTATTCTGCCGAATCCGGGATGGGGGCAAATCAAGAAAGAAGTAATCAAGATTGAAAGCAAAGGTAAACAAGGATATTTGGGAGTTCAAATCCTGGATGTGAATAAGAAGTTAAAGGATAAGAAAAATCTTTCCGTCGAGCGTGGTGCTTTCGTTCAGGAAGTTGTCGATGACAGTCCTGCCGAAGAAGCAGGAATCGAAAAAGGTGATGTTATATTGAAATTCGCTGATGAGATGATTGATGATGGTGAAGATTTGACCGATGCTGTTCGCGCAACGAAACCGAAGACAGAAGTATCCATAGAAGTCAATCGTAATGGAGAGAAAAAAACAATCAAAGCGGTTATCGGGAAGATGAAAACTCCGCAGGCGTACGCATTTAATTTTGATGACGAAGGAATGAAATGGAGCTCACCGTCTCCTAATATTTCAAATCTCAGAAAGAAATTAAATATCCGTGTTTTCTCTGAAAGTGAATTCCACGGAGCACAGATGCAGTCACTCACCAAACAGCTCGGTGAATATTTCGGTGCACCCTCCGGGAAAGGTTTACTTGTGACAGAGGTTGAGAAATCGAGCGAAGCTGAGAAAGCAGGTTTTAAAGCTGGTGAT
It contains:
- a CDS encoding long-chain fatty acid--CoA ligase, with the protein product MATVIEFSTVVEMFDNITQKYLTDSRPMLMHKIEGAYVNFSYNQVREMVRTFALGLAAIGVKRGDHVAVISENRPEWVVADMAIMKLGAVNISIYPTLTPKQIEYILNDADVKFAIASNQLQLNKVLKIFHEVASLKRAIVLSDKVITQEKKVMNYSHVIEMGKEFDQLYPGYLENEQKRIKLDDLMTLIYTSGTTGNPKGVMLTHNNLVSNMKACASVIHFGSEDILLSFLPLSHSYERLGGYYTAMSCGTTIAYAESIDTLRDNLLEVKPTIVTTVPRLFERLYNRIMKQMSEESKIKQTIFNWAINVGKTYRYSKRKNVIATGLSLQHKIADKLVFKKIRERTGGRIKFFVSGGAALSAELGEFFDAIGIVVIEGYGMTEASPVICANLEQHYKFGTVGPPLPGVQVKIAEDGEILAKGPNVMRGYWKNPEATKEAIDEDGWLHTGDIGQFDSDGFLKITDRKKHLFVSSGGKNIAPQHIEGLFLQCPFIEQVVLIGDGRMYLTALIVPNFDMLREYAKKHHIQFQSNEDLAQHPEIYKLFEGEISKFQKDLANYERVRKFTILNSPLTIENDELTPTMKVKRRVVEAKFKDVIDKMYADLV
- a CDS encoding PDZ domain-containing protein produces the protein MKQRIILALVLMLGLSILPNPGWGQIKKEVIKIESKGKQGYLGVQILDVNKKLKDKKNLSVERGAFVQEVVDDSPAEEAGIEKGDVILKFADEMIDDGEDLTDAVRATKPKTEVSIEVNRNGEKKTIKAVIGKMKTPQAYAFNFDDEGMKWSSPSPNISNLRKKLNIRVFSESEFHGAQMQSLTKQLGEYFGAPSGKGLLVTEVEKSSEAEKAGFKAGDVITKANGNKVKDVGDLQEEISDSDGKSIPIEIMRDKKSLILNMKIEKEDDEYDDDEWSGNIIVSPGGNCAKSSCIQIPSHRVEKGHLQHKLHDLRKGIEKGMLKIKQAIRREFQES
- a CDS encoding rRNA pseudouridine synthase, which encodes MKKIPLKDRRVSLARALSKLGFCSRSSSEKMILAGRVDVNGKPCLNPSYRCDLSSDKISVDKKAIFKEVLNYIILNKPVGVVTTRSDEMGRSTVYDLLGENSRWIFPVGRLDKDTSGLLIMTNDTQLGNFLTNPETKIPKSYEVTINKKITPDDITKLESGIVIGEEKFLPAIIHRRNEREIEVIIVEGKNRQIRRMFQSLGYKVTSLTRTKIGGLTMMDLKPGEWKYLTHEEIKLLSVKRMK
- a CDS encoding DUF2914 domain-containing protein, whose protein sequence is MKRIFFIISAFLFLIGAIAAYAQDAANVTSGIQIIDAKLGKDVKDRTLIDESATFDLNSKIFLWLKVTGGTNQTITVIWKHGDLVHATELNVGGSPWRTWASKTAYTAGDWLVTVTDNTGKVLKEINFKVQ
- a CDS encoding vitamin B12-dependent ribonucleotide reductase, whose translation is MLFANPEDNKSNELEVNQQLKQKHGLKFRRYYTKEGIHPFDLIEWETRTANITTEKGEIIFEQKNVEVPKFWSMTATNVVVSKYFHGKMGTPQRETSVKQLIERVARTITVWGKEAGYFASVEDGDIFYNELCYLLVHQYLAFNSPVWFNVGIEEKPQCSACFINSVEDTMDSILELAKTEGKLFKWGSGTGSNLSSLRSSKEGLSGGGTASGPVSFMKGYDAFAGVIKSGGKTRRAAKMVILNADHPDIKEFIQCKANEEKKAWSLIDVGYDGGFNVPGGAYDSVFYQNANHSIRASDEFMRCVIEDREWTTRAVHGGQPMERLRARDIMKEMADAAWICGDPGMQFHTTINKWHTCPQTAPINASNPCSEYMFLDDSACNLASLNLMKFRNEEGEFNIESFCQAVSISITAQEIEVDNASYPTQKIEQNSHHFRPLGLGYANLGALLMARGLAYDSDEGRSYSAAITALMTGQAYKQSALISKEMGPFKGYKKNRDSMLRVMKMHGFAADQISDKLVPSNMLTAARKVWDDVFVFGRDYGFRNSQTTVLAPTGTIGFMMDCDTTGVEPDIALVKYKKLVGGGMLKIVNQTVPLALKKIGYIDEQIEHIIAYIDKNDTIESSPHMREDHLPIFDCAFKPAKGARSIGYMGHIKMMAAVQPFISGAISKTVNMPSDVSSEDISNAYIEAWHMGLKAIAIYRDGCKRTQPLNTSLDKTADVTKRKPQRRRLPDERQALTHKFSIAGHEGYITVGLYEDGTPGEIFITMSKEGSTISGLMDAFATSVSMALQYGVPHRVLIDKFSHMRFEPSGFTGNKEIPIAKSILDYIFRWLDIKFLLPDDQVRAYEAKDISRKEDISEIKIITAPTREETEQEVFQQQSDAPPCHQCGSIMIRSGSCYKCRNCGETSGCS
- a CDS encoding NUDIX pyrophosphatase, with product MSKISSSIVELCVFKKEILETKYLLLHRTPDEKVYPNLWQFITGSIEENEKARDAAIRELAEETGLKPKSLWVVPYVLSFYNAEWDSVNLCPFFAAEVAGDSVITLSEEHDDYEWFTYDAAIQKLVWPSWREGLKIVNEYIIPGKEIQSDIHRIF
- the guaA gene encoding glutamine-hydrolyzing GMP synthase codes for the protein MERIIILDFGSQYSQLIARRVRELGVFSELHPFNLSIEKIKQLSPSGIILSGGPSSVYESDAPHPDPNIFGLNIPILGICYGLQIIAHHLGGKVDTQAKREFGPANLIIQDAADLFRNIGNDIGETKVWMSHGDALTKLPENFKTIAHSTNAPICAIRNLEKKIYGVQFHPEVVHTDQGKDIISNFIYLICGCDGGWNTGYFIENKIAEIRSIVGKENVICALSGGVDSSVLAVLLHKAIGDQLYCIHVNNGLMRKDESDNVVRLYRDTYHFNLDYVDASELFLEKLKKIENPERKRKIIGETFVEVFEKEAKKIGSVAFLAQGTLYPDVIESVSFRGPSQTIKTHHNVGGLPDKMNLKLIEPFRELFKDEVRLTGKALGLPDELIDRHPFPGPGLAVRILGEVMNDRLHLLREADKIFIDEIKSAGLYNVIWQAFAVFLPVQSVGVMGDQRTYENVIALRAVTSVDGMTADWAEIPATILSKISSRIVNEVRGINRVVYDISSKPPSTIEWE